Proteins encoded in a region of the Clostridium butyricum genome:
- a CDS encoding phage baseplate assembly protein V produces MSEQYVYEYKDITVSGYDFEKIIELKIVREINEHAKLKIRGIISEENEDKYVEEANDKSFINISVNDNENNIKNLFQGIVTDISIDTQNNVRILEIEALSRTYLMDIKKMVRTFQDENYTYMDVINILNNENGNVLAMDNITDDKKIDKLIVQYKETDWELIKRLASHFNAGLIPECQLDGTKYIIGMRKDGISYSLDEFNYSIKKSIHEYKEKYENGIETLNDMNLISYEITTNKMLNLCEAVNFNGKNLYVYKAIIEICDSEFINKYVLRDEKGMKIQKRYNDKLIGLSLKGNILDTKNDVVKIKLDIDSSQNKDTAKWFPYSTVYSSEDGTGWYCMPEVGDAIRLYFPDNEEKNAYAISSVNLKSSNSKKRSDPSVKNIGTKYGKQLVMKPGAVEIIGGNNLLMRMTDDGGIEIKSDKKIILDAQDDIEIKGKAKVSIKGDEGVDLTQNSANLAIKDDVKMTGGKVKIE; encoded by the coding sequence ATGAGCGAACAATATGTGTATGAATATAAAGATATCACTGTTTCAGGGTATGATTTTGAAAAAATAATAGAACTAAAAATAGTACGAGAAATAAATGAACATGCAAAGCTTAAAATAAGAGGAATTATAAGTGAAGAAAATGAAGACAAATATGTAGAAGAAGCTAATGATAAGAGTTTTATTAATATATCAGTTAATGATAATGAAAATAATATAAAGAACTTATTTCAAGGTATAGTTACAGATATAAGTATAGATACTCAAAACAATGTAAGAATACTTGAGATAGAGGCTTTAAGCAGAACTTATTTAATGGACATAAAGAAGATGGTCAGAACATTCCAAGATGAAAATTACACCTATATGGATGTAATAAATATTTTAAATAATGAAAATGGAAATGTATTAGCAATGGATAACATAACTGATGATAAGAAAATTGATAAACTTATAGTTCAATATAAAGAAACTGATTGGGAACTAATAAAAAGACTTGCTTCCCATTTTAATGCAGGGCTCATTCCAGAATGTCAGCTTGATGGAACTAAATATATTATAGGGATGAGAAAAGATGGAATTTCTTATTCATTAGATGAATTTAATTATTCTATTAAAAAAAGTATTCATGAGTATAAAGAAAAATATGAAAATGGTATTGAAACTTTAAATGATATGAATTTAATAAGTTATGAAATAACAACCAATAAAATGCTTAATTTATGTGAGGCTGTCAATTTTAATGGGAAAAATTTATATGTATATAAAGCCATAATTGAAATTTGTGATAGTGAATTTATAAATAAGTATGTTTTAAGAGATGAAAAAGGAATGAAAATTCAAAAAAGATATAATGATAAATTAATTGGATTATCACTTAAAGGAAATATTTTGGATACAAAAAATGATGTTGTGAAAATTAAGCTGGATATAGATTCAAGTCAGAATAAAGATACAGCAAAATGGTTTCCATACTCTACAGTATATTCGTCAGAAGATGGTACTGGATGGTACTGTATGCCTGAAGTTGGAGATGCAATAAGACTGTATTTTCCAGATAATGAAGAAAAGAATGCCTATGCAATAAGTTCTGTTAATTTAAAATCAAGCAATTCAAAAAAGAGAAGTGATCCATCAGTTAAGAATATAGGAACTAAGTATGGAAAACAGCTTGTCATGAAACCAGGAGCTGTTGAAATAATTGGAGGAAATAATCTTTTAATGAGAATGACTGATGATGGTGGAATAGAGATAAAAAGTGATAAAAAGATAATTTTAGATGCACAAGATGATATAGAAATAAAAGGAAAGGCTAAAGTATCAATCAAAGGCGATGAAGGAGTAGATCTTACACAAAATTCTGCTAATCTTGCAATTAAGGATGATGTAAAAATGACTGGTGGCAAGGTAAAGATTGAATAG
- a CDS encoding imm11 family protein, giving the protein MDYFLLKKDERYRNTPRIKSLFKYINVDNINIFNADKIDDAVILQVEADDYCVFTDIIDTQIFMVCERMQKIISKYDPEIIFKILPLIDRRHDRQENYYLPIIEEIEALSDRSKLNMNKTVVEKIVLDKSKISGQKIFRIKESEKPLIVVSLDVAESLLRRKFKGISLERLEID; this is encoded by the coding sequence ATGGACTATTTTTTATTGAAGAAAGATGAAAGATACAGAAATACTCCAAGGATAAAAAGTTTGTTCAAATATATAAATGTAGATAACATAAATATATTTAATGCAGACAAAATTGATGATGCAGTAATATTACAGGTTGAAGCAGATGATTATTGTGTGTTTACAGATATTATTGATACGCAGATATTTATGGTTTGTGAAAGAATGCAGAAAATAATTTCAAAGTATGACCCAGAAATTATATTTAAGATTTTACCGCTTATAGATAGGAGACATGATAGACAAGAAAATTATTATCTGCCTATTATTGAAGAAATTGAGGCCTTAAGTGATAGAAGTAAACTCAACATGAATAAAACAGTTGTTGAGAAAATAGTTTTAGATAAAAGTAAAATTAGTGGGCAGAAAATATTCAGAATAAAAGAAAGTGAGAAGCCACTTATAGTTGTAAGTCTTGATGTTGCTGAAAGCCTGCTTAGAAGAAAATTTAAGGGAATCTCTTTGGAGAGATTAGAAATTGATTAA
- a CDS encoding DUF4280 domain-containing protein has translation MSEENYYIVRGAKVVCDKGTHPRKINLPNSHGSYANEKPMMNKKDNVVNKNISYFGICTGDCPSSDDIYLITEDGRTVNGKKCQVTILKEWLKTKEDTLVKGEDALTTDSFLVCKYGGKITFISNGQEE, from the coding sequence ATGTCAGAGGAAAATTATTATATTGTTCGAGGTGCAAAGGTGGTGTGTGACAAAGGAACTCATCCAAGAAAAATAAACCTGCCTAATAGTCATGGTTCATATGCAAATGAAAAGCCAATGATGAACAAAAAGGATAATGTTGTAAATAAGAATATATCATATTTTGGAATATGTACAGGAGACTGTCCATCAAGTGATGATATTTATCTTATAACAGAAGATGGAAGGACAGTAAATGGAAAGAAGTGTCAGGTTACAATATTAAAAGAATGGCTGAAGACAAAAGAAGATACTCTTGTAAAAGGAGAAGATGCTTTAACTACAGATTCATTTCTTGTGTGCAAATATGGAGGAAAGATAACATTTATAAGTAATGGACAAGAAGAGTAA
- a CDS encoding HNH endonuclease gives MGAVHNLRIKSPYRLLNIEDIKIEYKPNEHGYLYLRCLIDDSVNFENVIEATTEDEIIIYEQQDEENIENTDINVIDESKSRILFYGNIKNISTTNTDGVYYLEIEGISCSSKLDIKKKSRSFQNVSMTYDELVAETVKDYYGCSFEICVGKGEKIGKALFQYKETDWNFLKRICSELKEQIYCDIIDLNNMFYFGRSEKKSYEIEDIASYKARKDLKSFYRSGGYEEGYHDTDYFYYEIDRREKYDPGDEIWFKNKRLYVSEYAACKYQDEIIYKYRLCRKNGVWQTKLYNSLICGASLEGKVLDVQGEQVKLKLNIDEGQEESEASWFTYAPPTGNMMYSMPVAGTSAKLYFPDESGKEPVVTGCVRNNGSSCAKTCDTTKRYFGTEHGSEVEMTPGALNIRGGSASPISISFDDSIGVTITSPKKLTLDADSEIIMKTPKNVKINGVSQILASKGDTNSGFTLENDMHFLSDNVKKEGRSTEAFSPFDDEPQEGTKPEPPEPPKEEKKPFNWGKLACNVLAGLAVVAAVTVAAVAVAATAGLAGPVIGAIAIGGAVSGTAAVASMAVSDIARGEVSDMSAYAFAGAREAFVGALSGAIFGPLGAAETLGGKMAVGAVTNGFESIVRQKLNGQDIDWGTVALDGGIGGLTAGAFHYGGKAVDSASPYVKKAFNKVSSKLSENAKYARLALENVNSKANKSVVLGSNFGNVSKKVDDFVDEFKNVKNSSSSIDDLTNNAYKGVTQADERLTSLTKEQLKGKPKNSPNPDKWFKKNGTISIDDEGVWTYHDWEGKSVSYPDGYPDFKSAGMVEQEVNIGPFQGYNKDFPRGDELAPNGPISESSTWHHHQDGVTLQEVLTKLHERFRHRGGMSKIKK, from the coding sequence GTGGGAGCAGTTCATAATCTGAGAATTAAATCGCCATACAGACTGCTAAATATTGAAGATATAAAAATAGAGTACAAGCCTAATGAGCATGGATATTTATATTTAAGGTGTTTAATAGATGACAGTGTTAATTTTGAGAATGTAATAGAAGCTACCACAGAAGATGAAATAATTATTTATGAACAACAAGATGAAGAAAATATTGAAAATACAGATATTAATGTAATAGACGAAAGTAAAAGCAGAATATTATTCTATGGAAATATAAAAAATATTAGTACAACAAATACAGATGGAGTATATTATTTAGAAATTGAAGGAATATCATGTTCTTCCAAGCTTGATATAAAGAAAAAGAGTAGATCATTTCAAAATGTAAGTATGACATATGATGAACTTGTAGCAGAAACAGTAAAGGATTATTATGGATGTAGTTTTGAAATATGTGTTGGAAAAGGAGAAAAGATAGGAAAAGCACTTTTTCAATATAAAGAAACAGACTGGAACTTTTTAAAAAGGATATGTAGTGAATTAAAAGAACAAATATACTGTGATATAATAGATTTGAATAATATGTTTTATTTTGGAAGAAGCGAGAAAAAGTCTTATGAAATAGAAGATATAGCAAGTTATAAAGCGCGAAAAGACCTAAAAAGTTTCTACAGATCAGGAGGATATGAAGAAGGATATCATGATACGGATTATTTCTATTATGAGATAGATAGAAGAGAGAAGTATGATCCTGGAGATGAAATATGGTTCAAGAATAAAAGACTGTATGTAAGTGAATATGCAGCATGTAAATATCAAGATGAGATAATCTATAAGTATAGGTTATGCCGAAAAAATGGAGTATGGCAGACTAAGTTATATAATTCATTAATATGTGGGGCATCACTTGAAGGGAAAGTACTTGATGTTCAGGGAGAGCAGGTAAAGCTGAAACTTAATATTGATGAAGGCCAAGAAGAATCTGAAGCCTCCTGGTTTACCTATGCACCACCTACAGGAAATATGATGTATTCCATGCCAGTTGCAGGAACAAGTGCAAAACTGTATTTTCCAGATGAAAGTGGAAAAGAACCTGTTGTAACAGGTTGTGTAAGAAATAATGGAAGTTCATGTGCAAAAACATGTGATACAACAAAGAGATACTTTGGAACAGAACATGGCAGTGAAGTAGAAATGACACCAGGTGCACTTAACATAAGAGGTGGAAGTGCATCACCAATAAGCATAAGCTTTGATGACAGCATAGGAGTAACAATAACAAGTCCAAAGAAACTAACATTAGATGCAGATTCAGAAATAATTATGAAAACTCCTAAAAATGTTAAGATTAATGGAGTAAGTCAGATTCTTGCATCTAAAGGTGATACTAATAGTGGATTCACATTGGAAAATGATATGCATTTTTTATCTGATAATGTGAAAAAAGAAGGAAGAAGTACAGAAGCATTTTCACCATTTGATGATGAACCACAGGAAGGTACTAAACCTGAACCGCCAGAACCACCAAAGGAAGAAAAAAAGCCATTCAATTGGGGAAAGCTTGCATGTAATGTATTAGCAGGTCTGGCAGTAGTAGCAGCAGTAACAGTTGCTGCAGTAGCAGTAGCAGCAACTGCAGGATTAGCAGGACCAGTTATAGGAGCAATAGCAATAGGTGGAGCAGTATCAGGAACAGCAGCAGTAGCGAGTATGGCAGTTTCAGATATAGCCAGAGGAGAAGTAAGTGATATGTCGGCCTATGCTTTTGCAGGTGCGAGGGAAGCCTTTGTAGGTGCACTTTCAGGAGCTATATTTGGACCACTTGGAGCAGCCGAAACACTAGGCGGGAAAATGGCAGTTGGAGCAGTAACAAATGGATTTGAAAGTATTGTAAGACAAAAGCTTAACGGACAGGATATAGATTGGGGAACCGTTGCATTAGATGGTGGAATTGGTGGACTTACAGCAGGAGCATTCCATTATGGTGGAAAAGCTGTAGACAGTGCATCACCATATGTTAAGAAAGCATTTAATAAAGTATCATCCAAGTTATCAGAAAATGCTAAATATGCTAGATTGGCATTAGAGAATGTGAATAGTAAAGCAAATAAATCTGTTGTACTTGGAAGTAATTTTGGTAATGTTTCTAAAAAAGTTGATGATTTTGTTGATGAATTTAAGAATGTTAAGAATTCATCAAGTAGTATAGATGATTTGACTAATAATGCATATAAGGGGGTTACACAAGCTGATGAAAGGTTAACTAGTTTAACTAAGGAACAACTTAAAGGAAAACCTAAAAATTCACCAAATCCAGATAAATGGTTTAAGAAAAATGGTACTATTTCAATTGATGATGAGGGCGTATGGACATATCATGACTGGGAAGGTAAATCTGTAAGCTATCCAGATGGATATCCAGATTTTAAGTCAGCTGGTATGGTTGAGCAGGAAGTTAATATTGGACCATTTCAAGGATATAATAAAGATTTTCCTAGAGGTGATGAATTAGCACCTAATGGACCAATATCAGAAAGTAGTACATGGCATCATCATCAAGATGGGGTTACGCTTCAGGAAGTTTTAACTAAGTTACATGAGAGGTTTAGACATAGAGGTGGAATGTCCAAAATAAAAAAGTAA
- a CDS encoding SMI1/KNR4 family protein produces the protein MKIKGYGNVKEEEILKLEDEIGFTLPNDYKEFLINFNGGVPEVKYSTFTLNELEENIGLQVLYGLDLEENLDLREWYEEYEDDLLDDCLIIGHGIGFGFIVLVNSPEVSGVYFWDNSFELDNSSEDENIYKISDTFRQFIDELKIPLN, from the coding sequence ATGAAGATAAAAGGATATGGAAATGTAAAAGAAGAGGAAATTTTAAAACTTGAAGATGAGATAGGATTCACATTACCAAATGATTACAAAGAATTTTTAATTAATTTTAATGGTGGAGTACCAGAAGTTAAGTATAGTACATTCACATTAAATGAGTTAGAAGAAAATATAGGATTACAAGTATTATATGGATTAGATTTAGAAGAAAATTTAGATTTAAGGGAATGGTACGAAGAGTATGAAGATGATTTACTTGATGATTGCTTAATAATAGGGCATGGTATTGGTTTCGGATTTATTGTTCTAGTGAACAGTCCAGAAGTATCTGGAGTATATTTCTGGGATAATTCATTCGAACTAGATAATTCATCTGAGGATGAAAATATTTATAAAATTTCTGATACATTTAGACAGTTTATAGATGAATTGAAAATCCCTTTAAATTAA
- a CDS encoding tyrosine-type recombinase/integrase — MYQIVEDFKISLIEDGKSAKTIESYTGDIRAFIEFLGDKGVEFNGNLQRFYVVSYKNFLVENSYEVATINKKINSIHALNRYLVATGAMKEIVVENSKDRVKIAYGSEKQVEVYSDKEVERILFYIQNEDKVSKRNKVIVMLLLYTGVRVSELCSIKIKDIDLLNYSIKIYGKGGKYREVQLKFDLADVIKEYIKDRDYSLKDSEYLIIGQRGALRRDAINTMLERLTDEIGMVNKLKPHTFRHTFCTRLINRGVPISTVSKLAGHSSVDTTATFYINSSREEKLKAVNLL; from the coding sequence ATGTATCAAATAGTAGAAGATTTCAAGATAAGTCTAATTGAAGATGGTAAGAGTGCTAAAACAATTGAAAGTTACACTGGTGACATTAGAGCATTCATAGAATTTCTAGGAGATAAAGGAGTTGAATTCAATGGTAATTTACAACGATTCTACGTAGTAAGCTACAAGAACTTTCTAGTAGAGAATAGCTATGAGGTAGCAACAATCAATAAAAAGATAAATAGCATTCATGCACTAAATAGATACCTTGTAGCAACTGGAGCAATGAAAGAAATAGTTGTAGAAAATTCTAAAGATAGAGTAAAGATAGCTTATGGTTCAGAGAAACAAGTGGAAGTTTACAGTGATAAGGAGGTTGAGAGGATATTATTCTACATTCAGAATGAGGACAAGGTGAGTAAAAGAAATAAGGTAATTGTAATGTTACTACTATATACAGGAGTTAGAGTGAGTGAACTATGTAGTATCAAGATAAAAGATATTGATTTGCTGAACTACTCAATAAAAATTTATGGTAAGGGAGGAAAGTATAGAGAAGTACAATTGAAATTCGATTTAGCTGATGTAATTAAGGAATACATCAAGGATAGAGATTACAGCTTAAAAGATTCAGAATATCTAATAATAGGTCAAAGAGGAGCATTGAGAAGAGATGCTATAAATACAATGCTTGAAAGATTAACTGATGAGATAGGAATGGTAAATAAACTAAAGCCACATACATTTAGACATACCTTCTGTACAAGGCTAATAAATAGAGGAGTACCAATTTCAACAGTAAGTAAACTAGCAGGTCATAGCAGTGTAGATACTACTGCAACATTCTACATTAACAGTAGTAGAGAAGAAAAACTAAAGGCAGTAAATCTACTGTAG
- a CDS encoding IS110 family transposase: protein MHKKQNHIYVGLDLHKDTHTAVIIDCWEEKLGSITIENKPSDFTQLMNKVNKIAGDLVPVYGLEDVHGYGRSLAVFLIERGMIVKEVNSALSYMERMSYPTTQKSDDWDARCIASLLLRKLDTLPDANPQDLYWTIKMMVNRRNSIVKSITNLTNQLHENLNYNYPSYKKFFSDVNGKTALAFYEKYPSPKHLKGVTDEELAEFLRNPSHNSCSTRKAKEILDIVEGDGDTTREYQESRDFIIQSIVRDIAFKSEEIKKVEVEMKKLLKLLDLKLETIPGIDTVTAIALVAHIGDIKGFRNADKLAKFSGIAPVNFSSAGKGKDKKSKQGNRELYGVFYFLAVQQVQVSKKGTPRNPVFLQYYKRKISEGKTKIQALVCVMRRLNNIIYGMMKNKSEYVMPNVEIKAVA from the coding sequence ATGCATAAGAAGCAAAATCATATATATGTTGGATTAGACTTACACAAGGATACCCATACCGCTGTTATAATAGATTGTTGGGAGGAGAAATTAGGTTCAATAACCATTGAGAATAAGCCTTCTGATTTCACACAACTAATGAATAAGGTAAATAAGATTGCAGGTGATTTAGTACCAGTTTATGGACTTGAAGATGTTCATGGTTACGGTAGAAGTCTAGCAGTATTTCTAATTGAAAGAGGAATGATAGTAAAGGAAGTTAATTCAGCACTTTCATACATGGAAAGAATGAGTTACCCTACTACTCAAAAGAGTGATGACTGGGATGCTAGGTGCATTGCATCATTACTTTTAAGAAAGCTAGATACACTACCAGATGCTAATCCACAAGATTTATACTGGACTATAAAAATGATGGTTAATAGAAGAAATTCAATTGTAAAATCAATAACTAATTTAACCAATCAACTTCATGAGAACTTAAACTATAATTACCCAAGCTATAAGAAATTTTTTTCTGATGTAAATGGAAAAACTGCATTAGCTTTCTACGAGAAATACCCATCACCGAAACACCTAAAAGGTGTAACCGATGAAGAACTAGCAGAGTTTCTAAGAAATCCTAGTCATAATAGTTGCTCAACAAGAAAGGCTAAAGAAATACTAGATATTGTAGAAGGTGATGGAGATACAACAAGAGAATACCAAGAGTCTAGAGATTTCATAATTCAGAGCATTGTAAGAGACATTGCATTTAAGAGTGAAGAAATCAAGAAAGTTGAAGTGGAAATGAAAAAGCTACTAAAACTACTAGACCTAAAGCTAGAAACAATTCCAGGGATAGATACTGTAACTGCAATAGCACTTGTTGCTCACATAGGAGATATTAAAGGATTCCGTAACGCTGATAAGCTAGCTAAATTTTCTGGAATAGCACCAGTAAACTTTAGTTCAGCAGGCAAAGGAAAAGATAAAAAGAGTAAACAAGGTAATAGAGAACTCTACGGAGTGTTCTATTTCCTAGCAGTGCAACAGGTACAAGTTTCTAAAAAAGGAACTCCTAGAAATCCAGTTTTCCTACAATACTACAAGAGAAAGATTTCCGAAGGTAAAACTAAGATACAAGCATTAGTGTGTGTAATGAGAAGGCTTAATAACATCATCTATGGAATGATGAAAAATAAAAGTGAATATGTAATGCCTAATGTAGAAATAAAAGCAGTAGCATGA
- the imm48 gene encoding Imm48 family immunity protein encodes MNNKFSIYSSRMTNDLFKILEISLEETTDIERQIISAFAFGMINAYALDEKIEPPKVQGTMIGVLINEFKYSEKQACEFVQTLINSTSREYHPTMYTIIHRGIQAYYDYKEAKEKEVYDNLTYIIDTIVSKQ; translated from the coding sequence ATGAATAATAAATTCTCAATATATTCTTCAAGAATGACAAATGATTTATTTAAAATATTAGAAATTAGTTTAGAAGAAACAACAGATATAGAAAGACAAATAATATCTGCATTTGCATTTGGTATGATTAATGCATATGCGCTAGATGAAAAAATTGAACCGCCTAAAGTTCAAGGAACGATGATAGGAGTATTAATAAATGAATTTAAGTATTCAGAAAAACAAGCATGTGAATTTGTACAAACATTAATTAATAGTACTAGTAGAGAATATCACCCAACTATGTATACTATTATTCATAGAGGTATACAAGCTTATTATGATTATAAAGAAGCTAAAGAAAAAGAAGTGTATGATAATTTAACATATATTATAGACACTATAGTAAGTAAACAGTAA
- a CDS encoding tetratricopeptide repeat protein, with protein MSYDCEFEKILNEARHYYKICRYEQAINKLDESMAIKPNDNYTLYKKASCLFYLNKYNEAEEYCREALNYGFSICECNYLLGLIFMHTNQYIKAEECFLESLRENPHRADIIATYGYLMLDTGNYRKSDKLMKEALRIDSQNETVLHYRFYYYLVKNKSEDQVKILQEYLQVADSEVSKFIKIGMVEFYCGNYKGARENFKQAFLLDPTDENILTILQSAEKGANILFLPQRIIDKLGGPVMIWIAMIITVLVLQELNLSNVVLLVSIFYIGICVYTWIIPYIYKFITKYR; from the coding sequence GTGTCTTATGATTGTGAATTTGAAAAAATACTGAATGAAGCACGTCATTATTATAAAATTTGTAGATATGAGCAAGCAATTAATAAGTTAGATGAATCAATGGCTATAAAACCTAATGATAATTATACATTATATAAAAAGGCAAGTTGTCTATTTTATCTTAATAAATATAATGAAGCTGAAGAGTATTGCAGAGAGGCATTAAACTATGGATTTTCAATATGTGAATGTAATTACTTGCTAGGTCTTATTTTTATGCATACGAATCAGTATATTAAGGCAGAAGAATGTTTTCTAGAATCATTACGAGAAAATCCACATAGGGCTGACATTATAGCTACATATGGTTACTTGATGCTAGATACAGGTAATTATAGAAAGTCGGACAAGCTTATGAAAGAAGCTTTAAGAATAGATTCTCAAAATGAAACGGTATTACATTATAGGTTTTATTATTATTTAGTAAAAAACAAAAGTGAAGATCAGGTTAAAATATTGCAAGAGTATTTGCAAGTTGCGGATAGTGAAGTATCAAAATTTATAAAAATTGGAATGGTGGAATTTTATTGTGGCAACTATAAAGGGGCACGAGAAAACTTTAAACAAGCATTTCTATTAGATCCAACAGATGAAAATATTTTAACAATTCTACAGAGTGCTGAAAAAGGAGCTAATATTCTATTTCTACCTCAGCGTATAATAGATAAGTTAGGTGGTCCAGTTATGATTTGGATTGCTATGATAATTACAGTATTAGTGTTACAAGAATTGAATCTATCAAATGTTGTTTTACTTGTTTCAATTTTTTACATAGGAATCTGTGTATATACATGGATAATTCCATATATATATAAATTTATAACAAAATACAGATAA
- a CDS encoding ATP-binding protein: MNKIEVIKNMIEQNFSNGSLWYLLGIEYKEQEMDSEALRAFSEALKYCDKELENKIYSELGNISYKSEKNIYDITISKEKDDKDILQSSEVVDNVISLNIIEGGHKTKVSDEKDDGLSDVYFSDVGGLENLKNIIRMKIIEPFTNPGLFQRFRKKIGGGILLFGPPGCGKTYIAMATAGECNAKFIPVHITDILDPYLGVSAQNIKDIFSSARAKKPCILFFDEVDTIGYNRSKLSSEHMRPIIDQLLSEIEGIDTSTDKMLIIGATNMPWDVDSAFKRPGRFDKIIFVPPPDIKARGKIFELKLKERPVEEINYEVLAKLTELYSGADIDNVVEVATENVINEILLSGIERNITMEDLVKAIQSTKPSTIDWLRTIKNYVKYANQSGLYDDVDSFISKYKKLLG, translated from the coding sequence ATGAATAAGATTGAAGTTATTAAAAATATGATTGAACAAAATTTTAGTAATGGATCTTTGTGGTATTTATTGGGTATAGAGTATAAGGAGCAGGAAATGGATAGTGAAGCATTAAGAGCATTTTCAGAGGCTCTTAAATATTGCGATAAAGAGCTAGAAAATAAGATTTATAGTGAATTAGGTAATATATCTTATAAGAGTGAAAAAAATATATATGATATAACTATAAGTAAGGAAAAAGATGATAAAGATATTTTACAGAGTTCAGAAGTAGTTGATAATGTTATATCCTTAAATATTATTGAAGGAGGGCATAAAACCAAAGTATCAGATGAAAAAGATGATGGTTTATCTGATGTATATTTTAGTGATGTGGGAGGCTTGGAAAATTTAAAAAACATTATTAGAATGAAGATTATTGAACCATTTACTAATCCAGGATTGTTTCAGAGATTTAGAAAAAAAATTGGAGGTGGAATTCTACTTTTTGGACCTCCAGGATGTGGGAAGACATATATTGCTATGGCTACTGCTGGAGAGTGTAATGCTAAATTTATACCGGTACACATAACAGATATACTAGACCCGTATTTAGGCGTAAGTGCACAAAATATAAAAGATATATTTTCATCAGCAAGAGCAAAAAAGCCTTGTATATTATTTTTTGATGAAGTTGATACAATTGGGTACAATAGGTCAAAACTTTCATCTGAACATATGAGGCCTATTATAGATCAATTATTATCAGAAATAGAAGGGATTGATACTAGTACAGATAAGATGCTAATTATTGGGGCAACTAATATGCCGTGGGATGTAGATTCAGCATTTAAGCGTCCGGGGAGATTTGATAAAATTATTTTTGTACCACCTCCAGATATAAAGGCTCGTGGTAAAATATTTGAACTTAAATTAAAAGAGAGACCAGTAGAAGAAATTAATTATGAGGTTTTAGCTAAACTAACAGAATTATACTCTGGAGCTGATATAGATAATGTAGTAGAAGTAGCAACCGAAAATGTTATCAATGAAATTCTGTTATCAGGTATTGAACGAAATATTACAATGGAAGATTTAGTTAAAGCAATTCAAAGTACAAAGCCATCCACTATTGATTGGTTGAGAACAATAAAAAACTATGTAAAGTATGCAAATCAATCTGGGCTATATGATGATGTAGACAGTTTTATATCTAAATATAAGAAGTTATTAGGATAA